A single window of Rubripirellula lacrimiformis DNA harbors:
- the wecB gene encoding non-hydrolyzing UDP-N-acetylglucosamine 2-epimerase translates to MKKHFALVAGARPNFMKIAPILRSLDRYTEVKTSLIHTGQHYDHNLSDVFFEDLGIRRPDVSLGVGSGSHAAQTAEVMVAIERWIETSATDGQPVDQMVVVGDVNSTMAAAIAATKLHVPVAHVEAGLRSFDRRMPEEINRLVTDSISTQLFCSEPAGIENLSREGHPPERLHLVGNVMIDTLLQHLPAAQKRSTLQSLGLSVGQYGVITMHRPSNVDDAEILSALLKVLVEMSSQLPMIFPVHPRTKSRIEQFGLSPILDRCDSIHLVDPMGYLDFLALTSQAKVIVTDSGGLQEESTALGVPCLTMRENTERPITVDSGSGVLIGNSADQLQQQLQQVLTGNYDVGHCPELWDGHAADRIAKQLVANH, encoded by the coding sequence TTGAAAAAACACTTCGCATTGGTTGCCGGTGCTCGCCCCAACTTCATGAAGATCGCACCGATCTTACGCTCACTCGATCGATATACCGAGGTGAAAACCTCGCTGATCCATACCGGTCAGCACTACGACCACAATCTGTCGGACGTGTTTTTCGAGGATCTTGGCATCCGCCGTCCCGATGTTTCGCTGGGAGTCGGATCAGGTTCCCACGCGGCGCAGACGGCTGAGGTCATGGTCGCGATTGAACGGTGGATTGAAACGTCCGCGACCGACGGCCAGCCCGTGGATCAGATGGTGGTGGTCGGCGATGTCAATTCGACGATGGCGGCGGCCATCGCGGCGACAAAATTGCATGTGCCAGTGGCCCACGTGGAAGCGGGATTGAGAAGTTTCGACCGTCGGATGCCAGAGGAAATCAATCGGCTGGTGACCGATTCGATATCGACCCAATTGTTTTGCAGCGAACCGGCGGGGATTGAAAATCTAAGCCGGGAAGGGCATCCACCCGAACGACTGCACCTGGTCGGCAATGTGATGATCGATACGCTGCTGCAACACTTGCCGGCGGCCCAAAAGCGATCGACACTCCAGTCGCTGGGGCTAAGCGTCGGTCAGTACGGCGTGATCACCATGCACCGACCATCCAACGTTGACGACGCAGAGATACTGTCGGCGTTGTTGAAGGTGCTGGTCGAGATGTCGTCACAATTACCGATGATCTTTCCCGTGCATCCGCGGACGAAAAGCCGCATCGAACAATTTGGACTCAGTCCCATCCTGGATCGCTGCGATTCGATCCATTTGGTCGACCCAATGGGTTACCTGGACTTTCTGGCACTGACATCGCAGGCCAAGGTAATCGTGACGGATTCCGGCGGACTGCAGGAAGAGTCCACGGCGCTGGGCGTGCCATGCTTGACGATGCGGGAGAACACCGAGCGGCCGATCACCGTGGACAGCGGCAGCGGTGTCCTGATCGGCAATTCGGCCGATCAGCTGCAGCAGCAACTGCAACAGGTCCTGACCGGTAATTACGACGTCGGCCACTGCCCCGAACTTTGGGATGGGCACGCCGCCGACCGAATCGCTAAACAGCTTGTGGCGAACCATTAG